From Glycine soja cultivar W05 chromosome 4, ASM419377v2, whole genome shotgun sequence, the proteins below share one genomic window:
- the LOC114410461 gene encoding uncharacterized protein LOC114410461 isoform X3, producing MLGMSCLAKRQGLSFLQQQQQSLIPLGEVDYMDHTTPFSTVKNQRFSLLMAKVGKLRSKARGHRPSPHLLSCERKNLKDVNVRKSSSKALEKKDWEDATCSVCMEVPHNAILLLCSSYDKGCRPYMCATSHRYSNCFEQYKKAYTKATSVQSLQLEANNSNIDLSTGEPKDDTEVPELLCPLCRRQVKGWTVVEVARKCLNAKKRSCMQDDCSFVGNYKELRKHVRSKHPFARPREVDPLKEEKWKRFECERERNDVISTILSSTPGAMVLGDYVLEPNDHAFYSDEYDSDEEYLEDDFFSVRSIGLGRTGHFLPNIRYNQDRAADNFDVDHFGLQSVASTGSAAVSGRGLHRILLGRSRRRRRHRIANARR from the exons ATGCTTGGCATGTCTTGTTTAGCAAAAAGGCAAGGCCTAAGCTTTttacaacagcaacaacaaagccttatcccactaggtgaggtTGACTACATGGATCACACGACGCCATTCAGCACGGTTAAAAACCAAAG GTTCAGTTTGTTGATGGCTAAAGTTGGTAAGTTGCGGAGCAAGGCTCGAGGTCACAGGCCAAGCCCACATCTTTTGTCTTGTGAAAGAAAAAATCTGAAAGATGTTAATGTAAGGAAGAGCTCTTCTAAAGCATTGGAGAAGAAAGATTGGGAAGATGCAACCTGCTCAGTCTGTATGGAGGTCCCCCACAATGCTATCCTTCTCCTTTGTTCATCTTATGATAAGGGGTGTCGCCCATACATGTGTGCCACTAGTCATCGCTATTCAAACTGTTTTGAACAATACAAAAAGGCATATACGAAAGCAACTTCTGTTCAAAGCTTGCAGCTAGAAGCAAACAATTCCAATATTGATTTAAGCACAGGTGAACCTAAAGACGATACTGAAGTTCCTGAGCTTCTTTGCCCCCTTTGTCGCCGGCAGGTGAAAGGTTGGACAGTGGTTGAAGTGGCACGGAAGTGTCTGAATGCGAAGAAAAGAAGTTGCATGCAAGATGATTGCTCTTTTGTGGGGAATTACAAGGAGCTTAGGAAGCATGTTAGGTCTAAGCATCCATTTGCACGACCACGAGAAGTGGACccactaaaagaagaaaaatggaagAGATTTGAGTGTGAAAGAGAACGGAATGATGTGATTAGCACAATTTTATCTTCAACACCAGGGGCTATGGTACTTGGGGATTATGTGCTGGAGCCAAATGACCATGCTTTTTATAGTGACGAGTATGATTCTGATGAGGAATATCTAGAGGATGATTTCTTCTCGGTGaggtccattggtttggggagAACTGGCCACTTTTTGCCAAACATCAGGTATAATCAGGACCGTGCTGCTGATAATTTTGATGTTGATCATTTTGGTTTGCAGAGTGTTGCATCTACAGGTTCTGCGGCTGTCTCTGGACGCGGACTCCACAGGATATTGTTAGGAAGGTCTAGAAGACGACGGAGGCATAGGATAGCAAATGCAAGAAGGTAA
- the LOC114410461 gene encoding uncharacterized protein LOC114410461 isoform X2, with protein MLGMSCLAKRQGLSFLQQQQQSLIPLGEVDYMDHTTPFSTVKNQSFRFSLLMAKVGKLRSKARGHRPSPHLLSCERKNLKDVNVRKSSSKALEKKDWEDATCSVCMEVPHNAILLLCSSYDKGCRPYMCATSHRYSNCFEQYKKAYTKATSVQSLQLEANNSNIDLSTGEPKDDTEVPELLCPLCRRQVKGWTVVEVARKCLNAKKRSCMQDDCSFVGNYKELRKHVRSKHPFARPREVDPLKEEKWKRFECERERNDVISTILSSTPGAMVLGDYVLEPNDHAFYSDEYDSDEEYLEDDFFSVRSIGLGRTGHFLPNIRYNQDRAADNFDVDHFGLQSVASTGSAAVSGRGLHRILLGRSRRRRRHRIANARR; from the exons ATGCTTGGCATGTCTTGTTTAGCAAAAAGGCAAGGCCTAAGCTTTttacaacagcaacaacaaagccttatcccactaggtgaggtTGACTACATGGATCACACGACGCCATTCAGCACGGTTAAAAACCAAAG TTTCAGGTTCAGTTTGTTGATGGCTAAAGTTGGTAAGTTGCGGAGCAAGGCTCGAGGTCACAGGCCAAGCCCACATCTTTTGTCTTGTGAAAGAAAAAATCTGAAAGATGTTAATGTAAGGAAGAGCTCTTCTAAAGCATTGGAGAAGAAAGATTGGGAAGATGCAACCTGCTCAGTCTGTATGGAGGTCCCCCACAATGCTATCCTTCTCCTTTGTTCATCTTATGATAAGGGGTGTCGCCCATACATGTGTGCCACTAGTCATCGCTATTCAAACTGTTTTGAACAATACAAAAAGGCATATACGAAAGCAACTTCTGTTCAAAGCTTGCAGCTAGAAGCAAACAATTCCAATATTGATTTAAGCACAGGTGAACCTAAAGACGATACTGAAGTTCCTGAGCTTCTTTGCCCCCTTTGTCGCCGGCAGGTGAAAGGTTGGACAGTGGTTGAAGTGGCACGGAAGTGTCTGAATGCGAAGAAAAGAAGTTGCATGCAAGATGATTGCTCTTTTGTGGGGAATTACAAGGAGCTTAGGAAGCATGTTAGGTCTAAGCATCCATTTGCACGACCACGAGAAGTGGACccactaaaagaagaaaaatggaagAGATTTGAGTGTGAAAGAGAACGGAATGATGTGATTAGCACAATTTTATCTTCAACACCAGGGGCTATGGTACTTGGGGATTATGTGCTGGAGCCAAATGACCATGCTTTTTATAGTGACGAGTATGATTCTGATGAGGAATATCTAGAGGATGATTTCTTCTCGGTGaggtccattggtttggggagAACTGGCCACTTTTTGCCAAACATCAGGTATAATCAGGACCGTGCTGCTGATAATTTTGATGTTGATCATTTTGGTTTGCAGAGTGTTGCATCTACAGGTTCTGCGGCTGTCTCTGGACGCGGACTCCACAGGATATTGTTAGGAAGGTCTAGAAGACGACGGAGGCATAGGATAGCAAATGCAAGAAGGTAA
- the LOC114410461 gene encoding uncharacterized protein LOC114410461 isoform X4, whose product MAKVGKLRSKARGHRPSPHLLSCERKNLKDVNVRKSSSKALEKKDWEDATCSVCMEVPHNAILLLCSSYDKGCRPYMCATSHRYSNCFEQYKKAYTKATSVQSLQLEANNSNIDLSTGEPKDDTEVPELLCPLCRRQVKGWTVVEVARKCLNAKKRSCMQDDCSFVGNYKELRKHVRSKHPFARPREVDPLKEEKWKRFECERERNDVISTILSSTPGAMVLGDYVLEPNDHAFYSDEYDSDEEYLEDDFFSVRSIGLGRTGHFLPNIRYNQDRAADNFDVDHFGLQSVASTGSAAVSGRGLHRILLGRSRRRRRHRIANARR is encoded by the coding sequence ATGGCTAAAGTTGGTAAGTTGCGGAGCAAGGCTCGAGGTCACAGGCCAAGCCCACATCTTTTGTCTTGTGAAAGAAAAAATCTGAAAGATGTTAATGTAAGGAAGAGCTCTTCTAAAGCATTGGAGAAGAAAGATTGGGAAGATGCAACCTGCTCAGTCTGTATGGAGGTCCCCCACAATGCTATCCTTCTCCTTTGTTCATCTTATGATAAGGGGTGTCGCCCATACATGTGTGCCACTAGTCATCGCTATTCAAACTGTTTTGAACAATACAAAAAGGCATATACGAAAGCAACTTCTGTTCAAAGCTTGCAGCTAGAAGCAAACAATTCCAATATTGATTTAAGCACAGGTGAACCTAAAGACGATACTGAAGTTCCTGAGCTTCTTTGCCCCCTTTGTCGCCGGCAGGTGAAAGGTTGGACAGTGGTTGAAGTGGCACGGAAGTGTCTGAATGCGAAGAAAAGAAGTTGCATGCAAGATGATTGCTCTTTTGTGGGGAATTACAAGGAGCTTAGGAAGCATGTTAGGTCTAAGCATCCATTTGCACGACCACGAGAAGTGGACccactaaaagaagaaaaatggaagAGATTTGAGTGTGAAAGAGAACGGAATGATGTGATTAGCACAATTTTATCTTCAACACCAGGGGCTATGGTACTTGGGGATTATGTGCTGGAGCCAAATGACCATGCTTTTTATAGTGACGAGTATGATTCTGATGAGGAATATCTAGAGGATGATTTCTTCTCGGTGaggtccattggtttggggagAACTGGCCACTTTTTGCCAAACATCAGGTATAATCAGGACCGTGCTGCTGATAATTTTGATGTTGATCATTTTGGTTTGCAGAGTGTTGCATCTACAGGTTCTGCGGCTGTCTCTGGACGCGGACTCCACAGGATATTGTTAGGAAGGTCTAGAAGACGACGGAGGCATAGGATAGCAAATGCAAGAAGGTAA
- the LOC114410461 gene encoding uncharacterized protein LOC114410461 isoform X1 — translation MKKSRFSIIVVKIGIKIVKSNDFTILIALRLKKLTCPTAGRLLTPRRYGVGSFMQPYLCICKEVVFGFEPMTNSHQGATFPLCEGTPSIQRFKSYVKSLLSFRFSLLMAKVGKLRSKARGHRPSPHLLSCERKNLKDVNVRKSSSKALEKKDWEDATCSVCMEVPHNAILLLCSSYDKGCRPYMCATSHRYSNCFEQYKKAYTKATSVQSLQLEANNSNIDLSTGEPKDDTEVPELLCPLCRRQVKGWTVVEVARKCLNAKKRSCMQDDCSFVGNYKELRKHVRSKHPFARPREVDPLKEEKWKRFECERERNDVISTILSSTPGAMVLGDYVLEPNDHAFYSDEYDSDEEYLEDDFFSVRSIGLGRTGHFLPNIRYNQDRAADNFDVDHFGLQSVASTGSAAVSGRGLHRILLGRSRRRRRHRIANARR, via the exons atgaaaaaaagtAGATTTTCTATCATTGTAGTTAAAATCgggattaaaattgtaaaatccaatgattttacaattttaatcgcactcagattaaaaaaactaacatgcCCCACTGCCGGAAGGCTCCTCACTCCACGAAGGTATGGGGTAGGGTCATTTATGCAACCTTACCTTTGCATATGTAAAGAGGTTGTTTTCGGAtttgaacccatgaccaacagtCACCAAGGTGCAACTTTCCCGCTATGTGAGGGCACACCCTCCATCCAGCGATTTAAGTCATATGTAAAATCCTTATTGAG TTTCAGGTTCAGTTTGTTGATGGCTAAAGTTGGTAAGTTGCGGAGCAAGGCTCGAGGTCACAGGCCAAGCCCACATCTTTTGTCTTGTGAAAGAAAAAATCTGAAAGATGTTAATGTAAGGAAGAGCTCTTCTAAAGCATTGGAGAAGAAAGATTGGGAAGATGCAACCTGCTCAGTCTGTATGGAGGTCCCCCACAATGCTATCCTTCTCCTTTGTTCATCTTATGATAAGGGGTGTCGCCCATACATGTGTGCCACTAGTCATCGCTATTCAAACTGTTTTGAACAATACAAAAAGGCATATACGAAAGCAACTTCTGTTCAAAGCTTGCAGCTAGAAGCAAACAATTCCAATATTGATTTAAGCACAGGTGAACCTAAAGACGATACTGAAGTTCCTGAGCTTCTTTGCCCCCTTTGTCGCCGGCAGGTGAAAGGTTGGACAGTGGTTGAAGTGGCACGGAAGTGTCTGAATGCGAAGAAAAGAAGTTGCATGCAAGATGATTGCTCTTTTGTGGGGAATTACAAGGAGCTTAGGAAGCATGTTAGGTCTAAGCATCCATTTGCACGACCACGAGAAGTGGACccactaaaagaagaaaaatggaagAGATTTGAGTGTGAAAGAGAACGGAATGATGTGATTAGCACAATTTTATCTTCAACACCAGGGGCTATGGTACTTGGGGATTATGTGCTGGAGCCAAATGACCATGCTTTTTATAGTGACGAGTATGATTCTGATGAGGAATATCTAGAGGATGATTTCTTCTCGGTGaggtccattggtttggggagAACTGGCCACTTTTTGCCAAACATCAGGTATAATCAGGACCGTGCTGCTGATAATTTTGATGTTGATCATTTTGGTTTGCAGAGTGTTGCATCTACAGGTTCTGCGGCTGTCTCTGGACGCGGACTCCACAGGATATTGTTAGGAAGGTCTAGAAGACGACGGAGGCATAGGATAGCAAATGCAAGAAGGTAA